In Manis pentadactyla isolate mManPen7 chromosome 3, mManPen7.hap1, whole genome shotgun sequence, a single window of DNA contains:
- the LOC118927354 gene encoding olfactory receptor 1J1-like: protein MRPGNQSSVSEFLLLGLPVPPEQQGVLFALFLGMYLTTVLGNLLIILLVRLDSRLHTPMYFFLSHLALSDVSFASVTVPKMLMNMQTQNLAISYPGCITQMYFYILFGCVDNLLLAVMAYDRYVAICHPLHYTTVMRDGLCVSLVAGSWVLSCGSALLHTLLLAQVSFCADSVIPHFFCSLPVLLKLSCSDTSSNELALFTAGAAVVILPLSGILVSYGHIGASILQVPSTKGICKAVSTCGSHLSVVLLFYGTIMGLYFASSPSNSSGKDVIASLMYTVVTPMLNPFIYSLRNRDMKLALGILFRNSILFAK, encoded by the coding sequence ATGAGGCCTGGGAACCAGAGCAGTGTGTCcgagttcctcctcctggggctCCCCGTCCCCCCGGAGCAGCAGGGCGTGCTCTTCGCCCTGTTCCTGGGCATGTACCTGACCACGGtgctggggaacctgctcatcatcctgctCGTCAGGCTGGACTCgcgcctccacacccccatgtacttcttcctcagccaCCTGGCCCTCTCTGACGTCTCCTTTGCATCTGTCACCGTCCCTAAGATGCTCATGAATATGCAGACTCAGAACCTAGCCATCTCCTATCCGGGGTGCATCACAcagatgtatttttatatactttttggCTGTGTTGATAATCTCCTTCTCGCAGTGATGGCGTATGACAGGtatgtggccatctgtcaccCTCTCCACTACACCACCGTCATGAGGGACGGGCTGTGTGTGTCTCTGGTGGCTGGCTCCTGGGTTCTCTCTTGCGGCAGTGCCCTCTTGCACACCCTCCTCCTGGCCCAGGTGTCCTTCTGCGCTGACAGTGTCATTCCCCACTTTTTCTGTAGCCTCCCCGTCTTACTCAAGCTGTCCTGCTCCGACACCTCTTCCAATGAGCTGGCTTTATTTACTGCTGGGGCTGCGGTTGTCATTCTTCCATTAAGTGGCATCCTGGTCTCTTACGGCCACATTGGGGCCTCTATCCTGCAGGTCCCCTCTACCAAAGGGATCTGCAAAGCCGTGTCCACCTGTGGCTCCCACCTCTCTGTGGTGCTGCTGTTCTATGGAACAATTATGGGTCTCTACTTTGCCTCCTCACCGAGCAACTCCAGCGGCAAAGACGTGATTGCCTCGCTGATGTACACAGTGgtcacccccatgctgaaccccttcatctacagcctgaggaacagggacatgaaaTTGGCTCTGGGGATTCTTTTCAGAAACAGCATCCTTTTTGCCAAGTGA